One window of the Shewanella maritima genome contains the following:
- a CDS encoding HlyD family secretion protein, with amino-acid sequence MNNDNNKAADPKVTNPDTNSPDIKSSDTADLKESKKDNAKVADIHLHAVDTSTNLSSDGTNPNESTLNQASTSSNQGGSETRSSLNYKRWATSAAIVALGAVCLNVVGQRTVPISELGQVKGEVVAISPQVAGEVTEVLVSPNQKVSQGDVLARLNSTDFELALRQAEEQVTVAGKNIGELSKALRVAQNDVKQAQVVFEQARAELNTTLDKVANGEIPEAQSADIKQEFSVAESNLAAATERFLAAKQKFTDEGGSNNNVKSAMINLEQAQLNLERTQITAPADGYVTQLNIQNGAYVATGDKISHFLASDAVWVEVSFKENHLGNINSGDKVQFALDFAPGEVFDGEVAYVDYGVHVGVEAPNNTKLESSWLAEPQYFPVMVKVAPNVAEDVLKVGGQVDVIVYTQSQGS; translated from the coding sequence ATGAATAATGACAATAATAAAGCAGCTGACCCTAAAGTGACTAACCCCGATACCAATAGCCCTGATATTAAAAGCAGTGATACGGCAGATCTCAAAGAGTCTAAAAAAGATAACGCTAAAGTGGCTGATATTCATCTTCATGCGGTGGATACGTCAACAAATTTAAGCTCAGATGGCACCAATCCTAACGAGTCGACACTCAATCAAGCTAGTACTTCGAGTAACCAAGGTGGTAGCGAAACCCGTTCTTCTTTAAATTATAAACGCTGGGCTACAAGTGCTGCGATAGTTGCCCTTGGCGCCGTTTGCCTAAATGTTGTTGGTCAACGTACAGTGCCCATCTCTGAGTTGGGCCAAGTTAAAGGTGAAGTTGTCGCTATCTCGCCGCAAGTCGCAGGTGAGGTTACTGAAGTTTTAGTTAGCCCAAATCAGAAGGTGAGCCAGGGTGATGTACTAGCAAGGTTAAACTCAACTGATTTCGAGCTGGCATTGCGCCAGGCTGAGGAACAAGTAACTGTTGCTGGTAAAAACATTGGCGAGCTTTCAAAGGCGTTACGTGTTGCTCAAAACGATGTTAAGCAAGCGCAAGTTGTATTCGAGCAAGCCAGAGCAGAGCTAAATACTACCTTGGATAAAGTGGCAAATGGTGAGATTCCAGAGGCACAAAGTGCTGATATCAAGCAAGAGTTCAGTGTGGCTGAGTCAAACCTTGCTGCTGCAACCGAGCGATTTTTGGCCGCCAAGCAAAAATTTACTGACGAAGGTGGCAGCAACAATAATGTTAAGTCTGCGATGATAAACCTTGAGCAAGCTCAGTTGAATCTTGAGCGTACGCAGATCACCGCACCAGCAGATGGCTATGTTACTCAGCTAAATATTCAAAACGGCGCTTACGTTGCTACTGGCGACAAAATCAGTCATTTTCTGGCATCAGATGCTGTATGGGTGGAAGTAAGCTTTAAAGAGAATCATCTAGGCAATATCAATAGTGGTGACAAAGTACAGTTTGCGCTCGATTTTGCACCTGGTGAAGTCTTTGATGGTGAAGTCGCTTATGTCGATTATGGCGTTCATGTAGGTGTAGAAGCACCCAACAACACCAAGCTCGAATCAAGCTGGTTGGCTGAGCCTCAGTATTTCCCGGTTATGGTTAAGGTTGCACCGAATGTCGCTGAAGATGTGCTTAAAGTTGGCGGGCAGGTCGATGTCATTGTATATACCCAGAGCCAGGGATCATGA
- a CDS encoding secondary thiamine-phosphate synthase enzyme YjbQ encodes MWLQKTISLKPRKRGFHLIDDEILSAIPELANVKMGLLHLLLKHTSASLTLNENADPTVRQDFESHFNHFVPEDAPYYRHTYEGSDDMPAHIKSTIIGVSHSIPITQGQLNLGTWQGIYLCEHRNHGGSRQLVITLNGEV; translated from the coding sequence ATGTGGTTACAAAAGACAATTAGTTTGAAGCCGAGAAAAAGGGGATTTCATTTAATTGATGATGAAATATTAAGTGCAATCCCTGAGCTTGCGAATGTGAAAATGGGTTTATTGCATTTACTGCTCAAACATACATCGGCATCATTGACGCTAAATGAGAACGCTGATCCTACAGTGCGTCAGGATTTCGAAAGCCACTTTAATCACTTTGTACCAGAAGATGCACCTTACTATCGCCACACCTATGAAGGTAGTGACGATATGCCCGCGCATATTAAATCCACTATTATCGGCGTGAGTCATAGTATTCCTATCACCCAAGGACAGTTAAACCTAGGTACTTGGCAAGGCATTTATTTATGTGAGCATCGTAATCATGGTGGCTCACGGCAGTTAGTGATTACACTGAATGGCGAAGTTTAG
- the uvrY gene encoding UvrY/SirA/GacA family response regulator transcription factor: MISVYLVDDHELVRTGIKRILEDERGIKVVGEAPDGETAVQWSRQNEADVILMDMNMPGMGGLEATRKILRYQPEAKIIVLTVQTEDPFPTKVMQAGASGYLTKGSTSPEVLRAITQVSRGQRYLSPEIAQQMALSQFSHTDENPFTSLSERELQIMLMITSGEKVNDISEKLNLSPKTVNSYRYRLFAKLDISGDVELTRLAIRYKMLDTSSF; the protein is encoded by the coding sequence TTGATTTCTGTATATTTGGTTGATGATCACGAACTGGTTAGAACCGGTATTAAGCGCATTCTTGAAGATGAACGCGGCATAAAAGTGGTAGGTGAGGCGCCTGATGGCGAAACCGCCGTGCAGTGGTCGCGCCAGAATGAGGCTGACGTGATTTTAATGGATATGAATATGCCGGGAATGGGCGGCCTTGAAGCTACCCGTAAAATCTTGCGTTATCAGCCAGAAGCAAAAATCATCGTACTCACAGTACAAACAGAAGACCCATTTCCAACTAAGGTGATGCAAGCAGGAGCTTCAGGTTACCTTACGAAGGGCTCAACCTCTCCTGAAGTGTTACGTGCGATTACTCAGGTATCTCGTGGTCAGCGTTACCTTTCACCAGAAATTGCCCAGCAAATGGCACTGAGCCAGTTTAGTCATACTGATGAAAACCCATTTACCAGTTTGTCGGAGCGTGAACTGCAGATTATGTTGATGATCACCAGCGGCGAAAAAGTCAATGATATTTCTGAGAAGCTCAATCTAAGCCCGAAGACAGTAAACAGTTACCGCTATCGCTTGTTTGCCAAGCTTGATATCAGTGGCGACGTCGAGTTAACTCGTTTAGCAATTCGTTATAAAATGCTCGACACCAGCTCATTCTAA
- the uvrC gene encoding excinuclease ABC subunit UvrC: MPNSFSPKAFLKTVTSAPGVYRMYDNAQQVIYVGKAKDLKKRLSSYFRANLPNVKTQALVSNIANIDVTVTHSETDALLLENDYIKQYMPKYNVLLRDDKSYPYILLSGHKHPRLAYHRGARREKGQYFGPYPNGGAVRESLHLMQKLFPIRQCQDVYYKSRSRPCLQYQLDRCSAPCVGIVSDEEYQAQVKLATLFLKGKDKQVISTLVAKMEQAAIDMQYEAAARYRDQIAALRRVAEQQEVSNQSGNMDVIGVHYASGIACFHLMFVREGKIFGSRSYYPSVPAETELDEVLSAFISQFYLNADIQRTVPKEVIINHQFAELKSLQESIEAALEKKFAIKTQVRGDRAKFLALAETNAHNAVVTRLSHKNTVEQRFALLEEALELSTPIGRMECFDISHTMGESTVASCVVFNREGPHKADYRRYNISGITAGDDYAAMQQAISRRFDKIDNSGKVPDILFIDGGIGQLRIAQKVVDDKCQNLDKPPLLIGVTKGEGRKMGLETFLIGGTEQSFELPNDSPAFHLMVHIRDESHRFAITGHRNKRQKTRNTSTLESIAGVGPKRRKALLQHLGGLQEVKGASVAELAKVPGISLEMAQTIHDALRAG; the protein is encoded by the coding sequence ATGCCTAATAGTTTTAGCCCTAAAGCCTTCTTAAAAACTGTCACTTCCGCCCCTGGCGTTTATCGTATGTATGATAACGCGCAGCAGGTGATCTATGTTGGTAAAGCGAAAGATCTTAAAAAGCGTTTAAGCTCCTATTTCCGCGCTAATCTGCCTAATGTTAAAACGCAGGCGCTAGTATCAAACATTGCCAATATCGATGTCACAGTCACTCACAGTGAAACTGACGCTCTGCTGTTAGAGAACGACTACATCAAGCAATACATGCCTAAATACAATGTATTGCTGCGTGATGATAAATCCTATCCTTACATCTTGCTAAGCGGTCACAAACACCCTCGGCTAGCCTATCACCGTGGCGCACGTCGCGAAAAAGGCCAGTATTTTGGACCTTACCCTAATGGTGGCGCGGTGCGTGAAAGTTTGCACCTGATGCAAAAGCTGTTTCCCATCCGCCAATGTCAGGACGTGTATTATAAATCTCGCTCGCGTCCATGTTTGCAGTATCAGTTAGATAGATGCAGTGCGCCTTGTGTTGGCATTGTGTCTGATGAGGAATATCAAGCGCAGGTTAAGCTTGCCACCTTGTTTTTAAAAGGTAAGGACAAACAAGTCATCAGTACTTTGGTTGCTAAAATGGAGCAGGCGGCCATTGATATGCAATATGAAGCTGCAGCTCGTTATCGAGACCAAATTGCCGCGTTAAGAAGGGTTGCTGAGCAGCAAGAAGTGTCAAACCAAAGCGGTAATATGGATGTGATTGGCGTGCATTATGCGTCGGGTATTGCATGTTTTCATTTAATGTTTGTGCGTGAAGGCAAAATCTTTGGTTCACGCAGTTACTATCCGAGCGTACCAGCAGAGACTGAGCTTGATGAAGTATTAAGTGCGTTTATCAGTCAGTTTTATTTAAACGCTGATATTCAGCGCACAGTGCCTAAAGAAGTGATCATTAATCATCAATTTGCTGAACTTAAGTCACTGCAAGAATCTATTGAGGCCGCACTAGAGAAAAAGTTTGCCATTAAAACTCAAGTAAGAGGCGATAGAGCTAAGTTTTTAGCGCTTGCTGAAACTAACGCGCACAACGCGGTTGTGACTCGACTGTCACATAAAAATACGGTCGAGCAGCGCTTTGCTCTGCTGGAAGAAGCGTTGGAGTTGTCAACGCCCATTGGTCGTATGGAGTGTTTCGATATTTCTCATACCATGGGTGAAAGCACGGTTGCTTCATGTGTGGTATTTAATCGTGAAGGGCCGCATAAAGCAGATTATCGTCGCTATAACATTAGTGGTATCACAGCAGGTGATGACTACGCCGCTATGCAGCAAGCCATATCTAGGCGCTTCGATAAAATCGATAACTCTGGCAAGGTACCTGATATCTTGTTTATTGATGGTGGTATTGGCCAACTCAGAATTGCCCAAAAAGTGGTTGACGATAAATGTCAAAATTTGGATAAGCCGCCATTACTCATTGGTGTAACCAAAGGTGAGGGACGCAAGATGGGGCTAGAAACCTTTTTAATTGGTGGCACGGAACAATCGTTTGAGCTGCCAAATGACTCGCCAGCATTTCATTTGATGGTGCATATTCGGGATGAGTCTCACCGGTTTGCGATTACCGGCCATCGAAATAAACGTCAAAAGACACGTAACACCTCAACCTTAGAATCCATTGCCGGAGTTGGACCAAAACGTCGTAAAGCATTGCTGCAACATTTAGGTGGTTTACAAGAGGTTAAAGGCGCCAGTGTGGCTGAATTGGCAAAAGTGCCAGGTATTAGCCTAGAAATGGCACAAACAATCCATGACGCATTGCGGGCAGGGTAA
- the pgsA gene encoding CDP-diacylglycerol--glycerol-3-phosphate 3-phosphatidyltransferase, with the protein MPFNIPIALTFFRLLLLPVFVVLFYMPHSWSAFAAAFVFWLAAVTDALDGYAARKLNQSTRFGAFLDPVADKVMVSTALVLLVQQYDNLFITIAALFMIGREIVISALREWMAEIGKRGVVAVSWIGKYKTAAQMVAIIGLIWKPNELLTNVAFGLFYFAAILTCWSMFAYIAAAWKDLTRE; encoded by the coding sequence ATGCCGTTCAATATCCCCATTGCTCTAACTTTCTTTCGACTGCTGCTGTTGCCAGTATTCGTGGTTCTTTTCTATATGCCGCATAGTTGGTCGGCATTTGCTGCTGCATTTGTATTTTGGTTGGCTGCGGTAACCGATGCGCTTGATGGTTACGCAGCGAGAAAGCTGAATCAATCAACTCGATTTGGTGCATTTCTCGATCCCGTTGCGGATAAAGTTATGGTGTCAACGGCGTTGGTGTTGCTAGTGCAGCAATACGATAACTTGTTTATTACCATTGCGGCATTATTTATGATTGGTCGCGAGATTGTGATTTCTGCATTACGCGAGTGGATGGCTGAGATTGGCAAGCGTGGTGTAGTCGCTGTGTCATGGATTGGTAAGTATAAAACCGCTGCGCAAATGGTGGCGATTATTGGCTTAATTTGGAAACCAAATGAGCTGTTAACTAATGTCGCCTTTGGTCTATTTTATTTTGCCGCAATCTTAACTTGTTGGTCTATGTTTGCTTACATTGCCGCAGCTTGGAAAGATTTAACCAGAGAATAG
- a CDS encoding PLP-dependent aminotransferase family protein has protein sequence MTSFKYRKLVQTICEQIDSGALHDKLPSVRQAAKQYQLGVSTVVQAYQELERLGNVIAKPKQGYFVAKVASKPLIDHGQSINRVKAGQALDMAVQYSLNDPNLLPLSCTAPSSVLDNELLLNKLHRKALATRPYKMLMDDPVEGLPALRANLAKHLSFASHHLQPSQMLSNQTLPRHKQSGLSSNDILITHGRKDSLLVALMSTNALSQPIAVESPISYYLQATLKAVNAEVIEVPMQAKYQDEIALLSAVHDKQAFNVYLVNPNFADPNGRVLSTQDKLALLAWAKARQVTLIEYDRGELYFGSQRPISLALLAKSYPSYKVISIGDFYDTLSPSFSLGYLVAINVFQECQLTKQTICEEPSIALQQMLNTLFDNKLYHKHCDRLRAQMQVNLNRSLDILSPTLNRLAPNGLQCSEITGGPCLWFKLPEHISSKTLWDRAIANGISIAPGAMFSFDERYDNYFRITFALPWDEQMQQGIETLGQLLIELIDSDNG, from the coding sequence ATGACAAGTTTTAAGTACCGCAAACTAGTTCAAACTATTTGCGAGCAGATCGATTCAGGAGCGCTGCACGACAAACTCCCCTCAGTAAGACAAGCAGCAAAGCAATACCAGCTAGGAGTTTCAACCGTGGTTCAGGCGTATCAAGAATTAGAGCGCTTAGGCAATGTCATCGCCAAGCCCAAGCAAGGGTATTTTGTCGCTAAAGTGGCGTCAAAGCCGCTTATCGACCATGGTCAGTCGATTAACCGAGTAAAGGCAGGCCAGGCACTTGATATGGCGGTACAATACTCACTCAATGACCCTAATCTACTACCACTTTCGTGCACTGCGCCCAGCTCGGTACTGGACAACGAATTACTTTTAAATAAATTGCACCGCAAAGCGCTAGCAACGCGCCCCTATAAAATGCTGATGGATGATCCAGTAGAGGGCTTACCAGCCCTTAGAGCAAACCTAGCGAAACACTTGTCGTTTGCATCGCACCATTTACAGCCAAGCCAAATGCTATCTAATCAAACACTACCAAGGCATAAGCAAAGTGGACTATCCAGTAACGATATTTTGATCACCCATGGCAGAAAAGATAGTTTACTGGTTGCCTTAATGTCGACAAATGCACTTAGCCAGCCAATAGCAGTAGAATCGCCCATTTCATACTATTTGCAAGCGACACTCAAAGCAGTCAATGCAGAAGTAATAGAAGTGCCAATGCAAGCCAAATATCAAGATGAAATTGCCCTGCTAAGTGCTGTGCACGACAAGCAGGCTTTTAACGTTTATCTGGTAAATCCTAACTTTGCCGACCCCAATGGCCGTGTGCTTAGCACACAGGATAAGCTAGCGCTACTAGCTTGGGCAAAAGCGCGACAGGTGACTTTAATAGAGTACGACAGAGGTGAGTTATATTTTGGTAGCCAGAGACCGATATCATTGGCATTACTAGCGAAATCTTACCCAAGCTACAAGGTGATAAGCATAGGGGATTTTTATGACACCTTAAGCCCAAGTTTCAGCCTAGGTTACCTCGTCGCCATCAACGTTTTTCAGGAATGCCAGTTAACCAAACAAACCATCTGTGAAGAGCCAAGTATCGCTTTGCAGCAGATGCTCAATACTTTGTTTGACAACAAGCTGTACCATAAACATTGCGATAGGCTACGCGCGCAAATGCAGGTCAACCTTAACCGCAGCCTCGACATCTTATCCCCAACCCTCAACCGCCTCGCACCAAATGGTCTGCAGTGCAGCGAAATAACTGGTGGGCCATGCCTATGGTTTAAATTACCCGAGCATATCTCAAGTAAGACTTTATGGGACAGAGCCATAGCAAACGGCATATCCATAGCCCCCGGAGCAATGTTTTCATTTGATGAACGCTATGACAATTATTTCAGAATTACCTTTGCCCTGCCTTGGGATGAGCAAATGCAACAAGGCATAGAGACACTGGGACAACTATTAATCGAATTGATTGATAGCGATAATGGTTAG
- a CDS encoding GNAT family N-acetyltransferase → MKIITETPRLIIREFNLDDAQAVYDFNEPVEVNRYTGDAGMCTSLADARNIITDIWLKEYAEHGFARWAVVYKETNQVIGFCGFKQETRFDGVDIGYRLHPDYWGKGIATEANQACIDYAKAHMPLDEVFGDVIPENLGSVNVLKKLGLTYLTNYYEDGLKVDRYRISLNDI, encoded by the coding sequence ATGAAAATAATTACTGAAACTCCAAGGTTGATAATTAGGGAATTTAACCTTGATGATGCCCAAGCAGTATATGACTTTAATGAGCCAGTTGAGGTAAACCGATATACGGGCGATGCCGGCATGTGTACCAGTCTCGCGGATGCGAGAAATATCATTACTGATATTTGGCTTAAAGAGTATGCAGAGCATGGCTTTGCCCGCTGGGCGGTGGTGTACAAAGAGACCAATCAAGTCATTGGCTTTTGTGGCTTCAAGCAAGAGACGCGCTTTGACGGTGTTGATATTGGCTATCGGCTTCACCCAGATTATTGGGGCAAAGGCATTGCCACTGAGGCGAATCAGGCTTGTATTGATTATGCCAAAGCGCATATGCCGCTTGATGAAGTCTTTGGCGATGTGATACCTGAAAACCTAGGTTCGGTTAATGTGCTAAAGAAGTTAGGGCTTACTTACCTTACCAATTACTATGAAGATGGACTCAAGGTCGATAGATATCGTATTTCACTGAACGATATTTAA
- the panP gene encoding pyridoxal-dependent aspartate 1-decarboxylase PanP — MTLKHSRQAQASEDSLLRIFTVPEDETSTLSIIEKKLSEDLAGFLGDSIAALEKPLGLIEQDFLAHQIPSKPKYVSDYTDEIMQNLVAHSVHTAAPSFIGHMTSALPYFVLPLSKMMVGLNQNLVKIETSKAFTPLERQVLGMMHHLVYQNDQGFYKKLMHSADHSLGAMCSGGTVANISALWIARNRLFKADGDFKGINQQGLHRALKHYGYDDVAILVSERGHYSLGKAADLLGIGRESIISIPTDANNKVDVELMRQKAAELKANNTRVMAIVGVAGTTETGNVDPLAQLAQLAQEIDCHFHVDAAWGGASLLSNKYRHLLAGIELADSVTIDAHKQMYVPMGAGMVLFKDPELAQSIVHHAEYILRVGSKDLGSQTLEGSRPGMAMLVHACLQIIGRDGYEILIDNSLEKARYFAELIETNPDFELVTKPELCLLTYRYVPASIQPKLALAIERGDTQMVEQINHKLDLLTRFIQKHQREQGKSFVSRTRIKPAKYHRQVTTVFRVVLANPLTSQEILHQVLAEQAEIAKLDKQHLPALLKLIGEYQ; from the coding sequence ATGACCTTGAAACACTCACGCCAAGCACAAGCTTCTGAAGATAGCCTGCTACGGATTTTTACCGTGCCTGAGGATGAAACTTCAACACTCAGTATTATTGAGAAAAAGCTTTCAGAAGACTTAGCCGGCTTCCTAGGTGACAGTATTGCTGCACTAGAAAAGCCACTTGGCCTCATTGAGCAAGATTTTCTTGCCCACCAGATCCCAAGCAAGCCGAAGTATGTCTCCGACTATACCGATGAGATCATGCAAAACTTGGTGGCTCATTCGGTTCATACCGCAGCGCCAAGCTTTATCGGTCACATGACTTCAGCGCTACCTTATTTTGTACTGCCATTATCTAAGATGATGGTCGGTCTGAACCAGAATCTGGTAAAAATCGAAACCTCAAAAGCCTTTACCCCGCTTGAACGTCAAGTACTGGGTATGATGCATCATTTGGTTTACCAAAATGACCAAGGCTTTTATAAAAAGCTGATGCATAGCGCCGATCATTCACTTGGTGCAATGTGCTCGGGCGGCACAGTGGCTAACATCAGTGCGTTGTGGATAGCCCGCAACCGCCTGTTTAAAGCAGATGGTGATTTTAAAGGAATTAACCAACAAGGTTTACATCGCGCACTTAAGCATTATGGCTATGATGATGTGGCGATTTTAGTGTCAGAGCGCGGTCACTATTCTCTTGGAAAAGCCGCTGATTTACTTGGTATTGGCCGCGAAAGCATCATTAGTATTCCAACTGACGCCAACAACAAGGTCGATGTTGAATTAATGCGCCAAAAAGCCGCTGAGCTAAAGGCCAACAATACTCGCGTTATGGCGATTGTGGGTGTTGCTGGTACCACAGAAACAGGCAATGTCGACCCACTAGCCCAACTTGCACAGCTTGCACAAGAAATTGATTGCCACTTTCATGTTGATGCAGCTTGGGGCGGCGCGAGTCTACTATCAAATAAATATCGACACTTACTTGCGGGTATTGAACTTGCTGATTCAGTCACCATTGATGCCCACAAGCAAATGTACGTGCCAATGGGCGCAGGTATGGTGCTATTTAAAGACCCAGAACTAGCGCAATCTATTGTGCATCATGCCGAGTATATTCTTCGTGTTGGCTCTAAAGATCTTGGTAGCCAAACACTTGAAGGCTCACGCCCAGGCATGGCGATGCTAGTACACGCTTGCCTGCAAATTATTGGTCGTGACGGTTACGAGATTTTAATCGATAACAGTCTCGAGAAAGCGCGTTATTTTGCCGAGCTTATTGAGACTAATCCTGATTTTGAATTAGTAACTAAACCAGAGCTATGCTTGCTCACTTATCGTTACGTGCCAGCTAGCATCCAACCAAAATTGGCACTCGCTATCGAGCGCGGTGATACACAAATGGTTGAGCAAATTAATCATAAGCTTGACCTACTCACTCGCTTTATTCAAAAGCACCAGCGCGAACAAGGTAAATCGTTTGTATCGCGTACTCGCATTAAGCCCGCTAAGTATCATAGGCAAGTCACTACGGTATTTAGGGTTGTGTTAGCAAATCCCTTAACGAGTCAGGAGATTTTGCATCAAGTTCTGGCTGAGCAAGCTGAAATTGCCAAGCTGGATAAACAACACCTTCCAGCGCTCTTGAAGCTCATAGGCGAGTATCAATAA
- a CDS encoding glycerate kinase, protein MKIVIAPDSFKESLTALEVAEAIEQGFKQELPDAQYIKVPMADGGEGTVQAMVDATQGSIIKVNVSGPLGDNVEAFYGLICDEAGANDEKTAVIEMAAASGLHHVQPELRNPLVTTSFGTGELIKHALDNGVTKIILGLGGSATNDAGVGMLQALGAKFFDANDQVVAQGGLVLRNISSIDTSNLHPGIDNCQFLVACDVDNPLCGERGASAVFGPQKGATELMVEQLDAALANFARVTAAHLNQQHDVASLAGSGAAGGMGYGVMSYLNGTLSPGVKIVTQTVNLASYCKGADLVITGEGRLDGQTVYGKTPMGVLEVANQLNVPTIAIAGCLGDNAEAIKSQGAKAIFAVVNQLAPLETVLAQAKHNLVTTSANIAATLKLNV, encoded by the coding sequence ATGAAAATTGTTATTGCCCCAGACTCTTTCAAAGAAAGCCTAACTGCATTAGAGGTGGCAGAGGCCATCGAGCAAGGCTTTAAGCAAGAGTTGCCCGACGCGCAATACATCAAAGTACCCATGGCTGACGGTGGTGAAGGAACAGTACAAGCCATGGTTGATGCTACCCAAGGTTCAATCATTAAGGTGAATGTAAGTGGTCCATTAGGCGATAACGTCGAAGCTTTCTATGGCTTAATCTGCGATGAAGCTGGTGCCAATGATGAAAAAACCGCTGTTATCGAAATGGCGGCTGCATCAGGGTTGCATCACGTACAGCCTGAGCTAAGAAATCCTCTGGTGACCACCAGCTTTGGCACAGGGGAACTGATCAAACATGCGCTTGACAATGGCGTGACCAAAATCATTCTTGGGTTAGGTGGCAGTGCCACTAACGATGCTGGCGTGGGGATGCTGCAAGCGCTAGGTGCAAAGTTTTTCGATGCCAATGATCAAGTCGTCGCTCAAGGCGGTTTAGTGCTTAGAAACATCTCCTCGATTGATACCAGCAACTTGCACCCAGGCATAGATAATTGCCAGTTTTTAGTTGCCTGTGACGTCGATAATCCATTATGTGGCGAGCGCGGTGCATCTGCAGTCTTTGGCCCACAAAAAGGCGCAACTGAGTTGATGGTAGAGCAACTAGATGCCGCACTTGCTAACTTTGCTCGTGTTACAGCTGCGCACCTAAATCAGCAACACGATGTCGCAAGCCTTGCGGGTAGCGGCGCGGCAGGCGGTATGGGTTACGGGGTGATGAGTTACCTAAACGGCACCTTAAGCCCTGGGGTTAAAATCGTTACCCAAACCGTTAACTTAGCAAGCTACTGTAAAGGCGCTGACTTAGTTATCACGGGTGAAGGTAGGCTGGATGGACAAACCGTATATGGCAAAACGCCAATGGGCGTACTCGAAGTCGCTAATCAACTAAACGTGCCGACAATTGCCATCGCAGGCTGTTTGGGCGATAACGCCGAGGCGATAAAAAGCCAGGGTGCTAAAGCTATTTTCGCGGTAGTGAATCAACTTGCACCATTAGAAACAGTGCTAGCCCAAGCTAAGCATAACTTAGTGACAACCTCAGCAAACATCGCAGCTACGCTGAAGTTAAATGTGTAA